A single window of Hyphomicrobiales bacterium DNA harbors:
- a CDS encoding hypothetical protein (Evidence 5 : Unknown function) translates to MSMELALARNPFEVISSLMKPERRSAILRVSSRIEVTATPVIPSAITAQKITVAALGAAESDGAIVHLHALIPRMAGDYQTVVAYAPFLKSIRQRSDIVVNTTTGGWPRCRSRSGSVRPRTTSPKSPRSIRAR, encoded by the coding sequence GTGAGCATGGAACTGGCACTTGCCCGAAACCCGTTCGAAGTCATCTCATCCTTGATGAAGCCCGAACGGCGTAGCGCCATCCTGCGTGTGAGTTCACGGATCGAAGTGACGGCGACGCCCGTGATCCCCTCGGCCATAACGGCACAGAAGATCACCGTTGCGGCCCTGGGCGCGGCAGAGTCGGACGGCGCCATCGTGCATCTGCACGCACTGATCCCAAGGATGGCAGGCGACTACCAAACAGTGGTTGCCTACGCGCCGTTCCTCAAGAGTATCAGGCAGCGCTCCGACATTGTGGTGAACACCACAACCGGTGGCTGGCCGAGATGTCGATCGAGGAGCGGGTCGGTCCGCCCGCGTACTACAAGCCCGAAATCGCCTCGCTCAATACGGGCACGGTGA
- the vapC gene encoding Ribonuclease VapC, producing the protein MYLLDTEVIVAARRGVPQAVTWLRSVDPHSIHLSVLTLGAIMRGISHTRASNSDAAGPLAEWLRRLRHDHADLILPVTDQIAAAWGRIAVGGNRSSVDGLIAATAIVHDLLLVTRREAVFAETGASVIDPWDTGPRV; encoded by the coding sequence ATGTATCTCCTTGACACCGAGGTCATCGTGGCGGCCCGAAGGGGGGTGCCACAGGCGGTCACATGGCTCCGCTCGGTTGATCCACACAGCATCCATCTTAGTGTCCTCACCCTCGGCGCGATTATGCGCGGCATCAGCCACACACGGGCGAGCAATTCCGATGCGGCCGGGCCGCTCGCCGAATGGCTCCGCAGACTTCGTCACGATCACGCCGATCTCATCCTTCCAGTCACAGACCAGATCGCGGCGGCCTGGGGCCGTATTGCCGTGGGCGGCAACCGCAGTAGCGTTGACGGCCTGATCGCAGCGACCGCCATCGTCCACGACCTCCTGCTTGTTACCCGCCGTGAAGCAGTTTTTGCCGAAACCGGAGCTTCGGTGATCGATCCCTGGGACACCGGACCTCGTGTGTGA
- a CDS encoding hypothetical protein (Evidence 5 : Unknown function): MKRTINPCLDGHWRLCGLEVSSHIEGSPQAPGLVGQLRENAGERATPRIKVSEAPIRSDITATALNLYSLQLRTVRRLANITQKHCLDLLHSSNLSKHKNIHPLKFLIPRRKTLNLLCPSAPPHYGRLARSFSARTRCPGGIHSSKLQHRRCARV, encoded by the coding sequence TTGAAACGCACGATCAACCCTTGCCTGGACGGGCACTGGCGCCTGTGTGGTTTGGAGGTCTCCTCCCACATCGAAGGCTCTCCCCAGGCGCCGGGCCTCGTGGGTCAATTGAGAGAGAATGCCGGAGAAAGGGCCACCCCCAGGATTAAAGTTTCGGAGGCGCCAATTCGGTCCGATATCACTGCGACAGCACTCAATCTTTACAGTCTGCAGCTCCGCACAGTGAGGCGCCTGGCGAACATTACTCAGAAGCATTGCCTCGATCTGCTGCATAGTTCTAATCTCTCTAAACATAAGAATATCCATCCCTTGAAATTTTTAATCCCGCGAAGAAAAACCCTCAACCTGCTCTGTCCATCAGCACCCCCGCACTACGGGCGGCTCGCTCGAAGCTTTTCCGCGCGTACTCGATGTCCTGGCGGGATCCACTCATCGAAGCTACAGCACAGGCGTTGCGCGCGCGTTTGA
- a CDS encoding hypothetical protein (Evidence 5 : Unknown function): MFAPPDLGTQRGLRDRAVLLIGFAGGFASFGNHRTGSRPGPDRGRLRLGRLSRQEHDRDPTRWSRLA; encoded by the coding sequence ATGTTCGCACCCCCTGATCTTGGCACCCAGCGGGGGCTGCGCGACCGCGCCGTGCTGCTCATTGGTTTTGCGGGAGGCTTTGCGTCGTTCGGAAATCATCGGACTGGAAGCAGGCCCGGCCCAGACAGAGGACGACTGCGGCTGGGTCGACTTTCCAGGCAAGAGCATGACCGTGACCCTACGCGGTGGAGCCGGCTAGCGTAA
- a CDS encoding Antitoxin: MEWSLQDAKNQFSRVVQQARHEGPQSVTLRGIPAAVVLSAADFEALRAGHPTLVDDLLGGPAWDDELAIAILRDDPASDGAPHVSP; encoded by the coding sequence ATGGAATGGTCACTACAGGACGCCAAGAATCAGTTCTCCCGGGTCGTGCAGCAGGCACGCCACGAAGGCCCGCAATCCGTCACGTTGCGGGGCATTCCAGCCGCCGTCGTGTTGTCGGCAGCTGACTTCGAAGCCTTGCGTGCTGGCCACCCGACCTTGGTCGACGACTTGCTCGGAGGGCCGGCTTGGGATGACGAGCTCGCCATCGCGATCTTGCGGGATGATCCGGCCAGCGACGGAGCGCCTCATGTATCTCCTTGA
- a CDS encoding hypothetical protein (Evidence 5 : Unknown function) produces MRVSCWRNFRLRWGGLRAGRAAPVVRVKPVAKAARSQREGEGDRGVSAPKAKPHFARGWAN; encoded by the coding sequence ATGCGGGTCTCGTGTTGGCGGAACTTCCGTCTCCGCTGGGGAGGCTTACGCGCGGGGCGTGCGGCTCCGGTTGTGCGGGTTAAGCCCGTGGCCAAGGCGGCGAGGTCTCAGAGGGAAGGGGAGGGTGATAGGGGAGTGTCAGCCCCAAAAGCGAAGCCCCATTTCGCGCGGGGCTGGGCCAACTGA
- a CDS encoding conserved hypothetical protein (Evidence 4 : Unknown function but conserved in other organisms), with protein sequence MKNSKEDLGFDSPIYVNISVDPVLSVRQANILLNAKWPLIHILDTRGMEPEPLKRARNACAVASMSGSRQDIEYARKSFERAARSAGVLMDRAG encoded by the coding sequence ATGAAAAATTCAAAAGAAGATCTGGGATTTGACAGTCCGATCTATGTGAATATATCCGTCGATCCTGTGTTGAGCGTACGCCAAGCCAACATCTTGCTTAACGCGAAATGGCCATTGATCCATATCCTGGACACAAGAGGTATGGAACCAGAGCCGCTCAAACGCGCGCGCAACGCCTGTGCTGTAGCTTCGATGAGTGGATCCCGCCAGGACATCGAGTACGCGCGGAAAAGCTTCGAGCGAGCCGCCCGTAGTGCGGGGGTGCTGATGGACAGAGCAGGTTGA
- a CDS encoding Segregation and condensation protein B: MRGLGFIAAGPRSPRHEAPYTYVTTKGFLADIGFDTLRELPDIEAIEEADLLSKRKLLYGEIIIPECRAGDDEGKKTSIDLDLERLGGRLIPRWMARRSAQLVRCGTIPSLAAGAIGRLGSRHKVADHHEGRRTGRGGATTTPIRCN, translated from the coding sequence TTGCGTGGCCTTGGCTTCATTGCCGCCGGTCCGCGTTCACCCCGGCACGAAGCACCCTACACCTACGTGACCACGAAGGGTTTCCTCGCGGATATCGGCTTCGACACTCTCAGAGAGCTCCCTGATATCGAGGCCATCGAAGAGGCGGACCTCCTCTCCAAGCGCAAGCTCCTTTATGGAGAGATCATTATTCCAGAATGCCGGGCAGGCGACGATGAGGGGAAGAAGACGAGCATTGACCTGGATCTTGAACGCCTCGGTGGGCGCCTGATCCCCCGTTGGATGGCTCGCCGGTCGGCCCAACTCGTGCGCTGCGGGACTATCCCTTCGCTAGCGGCTGGTGCCATTGGTCGTTTGGGCTCTCGGCATAAAGTCGCGGATCACCATGAGGGGCGTAGGACCGGCAGGGGTGGAGCGACAACTACGCCGATCAGATGCAATTGA
- a CDS encoding hypothetical protein (Evidence 5 : Unknown function) yields MFIHLRCGGPVVGRWSARLWWLADQVLASSLRWALPVPLMVGQAIRRVPGRGAARPGEEGFERAMCLALAQASAAACRLAGEIAGEAVRLEAVAPKARTKGAGEVIQLLFDEDAVPGTPTVPAFDAVGRASAVPAPCNSRCGSRTHGAHHL; encoded by the coding sequence GTGTTCATCCACCTGCGATGTGGAGGCCCTGTAGTCGGTCGCTGGTCTGCTCGGCTGTGGTGGCTTGCCGACCAGGTGCTAGCATCCAGCCTGCGTTGGGCGTTGCCAGTCCCCTTGATGGTCGGACAGGCAATCCGGCGCGTTCCGGGGAGAGGGGCAGCTCGCCCGGGAGAGGAGGGGTTCGAGCGGGCAATGTGCCTCGCGCTCGCGCAGGCCTCCGCCGCCGCTTGCCGGCTTGCCGGCGAGATTGCTGGCGAGGCGGTGCGATTGGAGGCGGTGGCGCCGAAGGCGCGCACCAAAGGGGCGGGGGAGGTGATCCAGCTCCTGTTTGATGAAGATGCTGTGCCGGGCACCCCTACAGTCCCCGCATTTGATGCGGTGGGGCGCGCATCGGCTGTTCCAGCACCTTGCAATAGCCGGTGCGGTTCGAGAACTCACGGGGCGCACCACCTTTAG
- a CDS encoding Segregation and condensation protein B translates to MRFENSRGAPPLGFTGSRAGHGDAPRLQDPLAIELAALSPDLRWREWVGRVEAVIFASPMPVTHEILARLVGHGCNIVQIIDDIRKDLFGRHFYLLPLPAAGSIAHARAPPTRSALPPGAMANPGRCRDPIISY, encoded by the coding sequence GTGCGGTTCGAGAACTCACGGGGCGCACCACCTTTAGGCTTTACGGGCTCTAGGGCGGGCCATGGCGACGCGCCCCGTCTTCAAGATCCCCTGGCCATCGAGCTCGCGGCCCTGTCGCCGGATTTGCGCTGGCGCGAGTGGGTGGGCCGCGTGGAGGCGGTCATCTTTGCTTCACCGATGCCGGTGACGCACGAGATACTTGCGCGCCTTGTCGGGCATGGTTGCAACATTGTCCAGATCATCGACGATATCCGCAAAGATCTGTTCGGCCGCCATTTTTACTTGCTGCCGTTGCCGGCGGCTGGCAGCATCGCACACGCAAGGGCTCCGCCGACGCGATCCGCGCTGCCACCGGGCGCTATGGCGAACCCAGGCCGCTGTCGCGATCCGATAATCTCGTACTGA
- a CDS encoding hypothetical protein (Evidence 5 : Unknown function), with amino-acid sequence MRRSEIIGLEAGPAQTEDDCGWVDFPGKSMTVTLRGGAG; translated from the coding sequence TTGCGTCGTTCGGAAATCATCGGACTGGAAGCAGGCCCGGCCCAGACAGAGGACGACTGCGGCTGGGTCGACTTTCCAGGCAAGAGCATGACCGTGACCCTACGCGGTGGAGCCGGCTAG
- a CDS encoding Tripeptide aminopeptidase, translated as MDIRDELKQRFFRYLAVESQSDARSTSLPSTQGQQRLAALLASELQELGLEDIVLDDHATVTAVRRGKRPGSPKIGFIAHLDTVDVGLSPIIRPQVLRFEGGDICLNADEDIWLRIAEHPEIMQWSGQDIIFSDGTSVLGADNKAAIAVIMTLLARLPPDRDHSDIHVAFVPDEEIGLRGAKALDLARFACDFAYTIDCCELGEVVLETFNAASAEIVFTGVSAHPMSAHGVLVNPLLMAADFIAGFDRNDTPERTKGRQGFFWFKDLVSNDQEARLTVLLRDFDEDGLTKRKERLEEAVSHTAAQYPSAKASCTITDTYSNIAQSMKADARPAELLFSVLEALNIAPKIAPMRGGTDGSVLSEKGIPTPNFFTGAHNFHSIFEFLPFCAFEKSYELAILLCILQEHATDALKLRT; from the coding sequence GCCGTCGAAAGCCAGAGCGATGCCCGTTCCACCAGCCTGCCCTCGACGCAAGGGCAGCAACGTCTTGCGGCTTTGCTGGCGAGCGAACTGCAAGAGTTGGGGCTGGAGGACATCGTTCTTGACGATCATGCGACCGTGACGGCGGTGAGGCGCGGAAAGCGACCAGGTTCGCCCAAGATCGGGTTCATCGCCCATCTCGATACGGTCGATGTCGGCCTGTCTCCGATCATTCGACCGCAGGTCCTGCGCTTCGAGGGCGGGGATATCTGCCTGAACGCGGATGAGGATATCTGGTTGCGCATCGCTGAGCACCCCGAGATCATGCAATGGAGCGGGCAGGACATCATCTTCAGCGATGGGACCAGCGTGCTCGGCGCTGACAACAAGGCTGCGATCGCGGTGATCATGACGCTGCTGGCCCGGCTTCCGCCTGATCGCGACCACAGCGACATTCATGTCGCCTTCGTGCCGGACGAGGAGATCGGCCTGCGCGGCGCCAAAGCGCTTGATCTGGCGCGCTTCGCTTGCGACTTCGCCTATACGATCGACTGCTGCGAATTGGGTGAAGTCGTTCTCGAGACCTTCAACGCAGCCTCGGCGGAAATCGTCTTCACGGGTGTCAGCGCCCACCCGATGTCCGCGCACGGTGTCCTGGTCAATCCCCTGCTGATGGCCGCTGATTTCATCGCGGGGTTCGATCGAAACGATACGCCCGAGAGAACGAAGGGACGCCAGGGCTTCTTCTGGTTCAAGGACCTGGTGTCCAATGATCAGGAGGCGCGTCTTACGGTGCTGCTCCGGGATTTTGACGAAGACGGATTGACGAAACGCAAGGAAAGGCTCGAGGAGGCTGTAAGCCATACGGCAGCGCAATATCCGTCCGCAAAGGCAAGTTGCACGATAACTGATACCTACTCCAACATCGCGCAATCCATGAAGGCTGATGCGCGCCCGGCCGAATTGTTATTTTCTGTGTTGGAAGCTCTGAACATAGCGCCGAAAATCGCGCCAATGCGCGGCGGAACAGACGGCTCAGTGCTGTCGGAAAAAGGCATCCCCACCCCTAATTTCTTCACTGGCGCGCACAATTTCCACTCGATATTCGAGTTTCTTCCATTCTGTGCATTTGAAAAATCATACGAATTAGCAATATTACTTTGTATATTACAGGAACATGCGACTGATGCGTTAAAGTTGCGTACCTAG
- a CDS encoding hypothetical protein (Evidence 5 : Unknown function): MSIEERVGPPAYYKPEIASLNTGTVSVRNPARSRAMMCIKHVRPALVGLDEPKLLSVLKNFTLPTVVAYTLSHA; the protein is encoded by the coding sequence ATGTCGATCGAGGAGCGGGTCGGTCCGCCCGCGTACTACAAGCCCGAAATCGCCTCGCTCAATACGGGCACGGTGAGCGTACGCAATCCCGCCCGCTCAAGAGCCATGATGTGCATAAAACATGTCCGGCCAGCCCTTGTCGGGCTGGATGAACCAAAGCTTTTATCGGTATTGAAGAACTTTACGTTACCAACAGTCGTAGCGTATACCTTGTCGCATGCATAA